From a region of the Thermofilaceae archaeon genome:
- a CDS encoding sugar phosphate isomerase/epimerase family protein, whose protein sequence is MLAAGFRRGLLEGSVRLPWKISIVAFMANPLLQREEQVDETIRVLASDPFFDVIELHPMSEQAWRLAEPAIQAGGVEVVFGVQPIIINRGFNPSALDEGERRKAVEMLIESAKLTASRGARALAFCSGPDPGPADRGAAIDSLVRSIKEVAVEAGRLGVKLILETFDRDWDRRRLIGPLSDAVKVAEEVKAEFGNFGLLWDLSHAPMLNESPHDLKRARDHLAHVHIGCAKRLPDGRLVDSHPGFYRPGAINGVEEVAELIRVLLEIGYRGAVGFEVKPEEGQIWREPVEAAKGVLYTALAKVAGEA, encoded by the coding sequence GTGCTTGCGGCCGGTTTTAGGCGGGGGCTTCTGGAGGGTTCTGTGAGGCTGCCCTGGAAGATCAGCATCGTCGCGTTCATGGCGAACCCCCTCCTCCAGAGGGAGGAGCAGGTTGATGAGACGATTAGGGTGCTCGCGAGCGACCCCTTCTTCGACGTGATTGAGCTGCACCCGATGAGCGAGCAAGCCTGGAGGCTGGCTGAGCCCGCGATCCAAGCGGGCGGAGTTGAGGTTGTCTTCGGCGTCCAACCCATCATCATCAACCGGGGCTTCAACCCGTCGGCCCTCGACGAGGGCGAGCGGAGGAAGGCTGTGGAGATGCTGATCGAATCCGCGAAGCTGACCGCCTCACGCGGGGCTAGGGCCCTCGCGTTCTGCAGCGGCCCCGACCCGGGCCCGGCCGATAGGGGGGCAGCAATCGACTCCCTCGTTAGGAGCATCAAGGAGGTTGCGGTTGAAGCTGGGAGACTGGGAGTAAAGCTGATCCTCGAGACTTTCGATAGGGATTGGGACCGGAGGAGGCTGATCGGCCCGCTCTCAGACGCAGTTAAGGTGGCTGAGGAGGTGAAAGCGGAGTTCGGGAACTTCGGCCTCCTCTGGGACCTCAGCCACGCGCCGATGCTCAACGAGAGCCCCCACGATCTCAAGCGGGCTCGCGACCACTTGGCTCACGTGCACATCGGCTGCGCCAAGCGGCTCCCCGACGGGCGGCTCGTGGACTCGCACCCGGGCTTCTACAGGCCGGGCGCCATAAACGGTGTTGAAGAAGTGGCCGAGCTCATCAGGGTGCTTCTCGAGATCGGCTACAGGGGGGCTGTGGGTTTCGAAGTGAAGCCGGAGGAGGGGCAGATCTGGAGGGAGCCCGTTGAAGCCGCGAAGGGGGTTCTCTACACAGCCCTCGCGAAGGTTGCGGGGGAAGCTTAG
- the yjjX gene encoding inosine/xanthosine triphosphatase — protein MRVVVGSRNPAKLKGVERAFRSFYGPVEIVAVEVDPLVPPQPVGIDEVLRGALNRAYGALRREAGDYGVGVEAGFFHLTGTSIEVQVAAVVDGSGRVGVGLSPGFPLPPAFVNALERGEAVELEEVVDRWFGTRSIGEAGGLVSLLTGGRVTREDLTYYAVVMALIPFINEPLWRAPAA, from the coding sequence GTGCGGGTGGTCGTGGGGAGCAGAAACCCCGCGAAGCTGAAGGGGGTTGAAAGAGCCTTCAGGAGCTTCTACGGCCCCGTGGAAATCGTAGCCGTAGAGGTGGATCCGCTCGTTCCCCCACAGCCGGTGGGAATCGACGAGGTGCTCCGCGGCGCTTTGAACAGAGCTTACGGGGCGCTCCGCAGGGAAGCCGGCGACTACGGCGTGGGGGTTGAAGCGGGCTTCTTCCACCTGACCGGCACATCGATCGAGGTACAGGTTGCGGCAGTCGTTGATGGGAGTGGCAGGGTTGGCGTTGGGCTTTCACCAGGTTTCCCGCTACCTCCCGCTTTCGTTAATGCGCTGGAGAGGGGTGAGGCTGTCGAGCTGGAGGAAGTGGTGGACAGATGGTTCGGTACCAGGAGTATAGGGGAGGCGGGTGGGCTCGTCAGTCTGCTAACCGGCGGAAGAGTGACCAGGGAGGATTTGACCTACTACGCGGTCGTCATGGCCCTGATACCCTTCATCAACGAGCCGCTGTGGCGCGCGCCAGCCGCCTGA